The following coding sequences are from one Bos mutus isolate GX-2022 chromosome 22, NWIPB_WYAK_1.1, whole genome shotgun sequence window:
- the LOC102286929 gene encoding 15 kDa protein B codes for MAGAWKALVLVAGLAAVACVAQRGLSYEEIVTQALKFFNQGRRGQRIFGLLESTPPPPDLNSTTIPLNFRIKETVCFLLWYRRRSRQCPFREGGEERNCTGSFFMLRQLRLLSLNCVPDRELEPEPRRERRSAGSAGEDPPELDSSNLPPAVRDMYQRAKYEIISNILRNF; via the exons ATGGCAGGGGCTTGGAAGGCGCTGGTACTGGTGGCAGGCTTGGCAGCCGTGGCCTGTGTGGCCCAGCGTGGCCTGAGCTATGAAGAGATCGTCACCCAGGCCCTGAAGTTCTTCAACCAGGGGCGGCGAGGACAGCGCATCTTTGGCCTGCTGGAGAGCACCCCGCCGCCACCTGATTTG AACTCCACCACGATCCCGCTCAATTTCAGGATTAAAGAGACTGTGTGCTTCCTGCTCTGGTACCGCCGAAGGTCCCGACAGTGTCCTTTCAGGGAGGGCGGG GAGGAGCGGAACTGCACCGGCTCCTTCTTCATGCTGCGGCAACTCCGCCTCCTGTCTCTCAACTGCGTTCCGGACCGTGAGCTGGAGCCGGAG CCCCGCCGGGAGAGGCGCTCTGCTGGGTCTGCTGGGGAAGACCCTCCAGAACTTGACAGCTCCAATCTGCCACCGGCGGTCAGGGACATGTACCAGAGAGCCAAGTACGAGATCATCTCCAACATCCTGAGGAATTTCtag